The Engystomops pustulosus chromosome 3, aEngPut4.maternal, whole genome shotgun sequence region TTCAGGTAAATATAAAGATTTTAGCTGAAGTTTTGGCATGTAGAGtgtaagagatttttatctagcactcaaaacagtccttcatgTAGTAAAGTGActtttcaaattaaccctttcatggctccCCGGTACTGGGATGAGAGCAGGagccaagacacaccagtctcttagaaaatgcacaATCTCCAGTCTTTATTAGCGTGCAacctcatatatattttttagggcaggagtagaaaagcttaaattctgtactgttttttttactggatttttttggtgttcatcgtatagcccaataatcatgttatctttattctatgggtcaatacaattacagggataccatacttatgaagatattttttcttacattttactaaatttgccaaataaaaccccaatgtggggaaaaatctatcatttttgcatcgctgtcttttTACTTTGCAACAATACATATGCAATCTACATCTGGAGTACATAGGTTTTTTATGAAGCAAgttcaataatgatctttttCAAATCAATGGGTAgttatggatgcggtgatactatatatgtggggcttgtgttatgatttagacgtttttatgtctctttatatgtttatggggcttatgagcatttttattaatatttatttaagacctttttttcactttattattagttccaccatgggatatgaacaagcaattatctgattgcttgttcatgataataccctgcaatacattagtaacattagctgtgtcagcctatgcacattcaTAGGCAGGCACTGCCtgcggacagccctggggtcctgatcagaaCTCAGGACTGCGACGACAGCCTCTGTCAGGCACCTTATGCCACGGTCAAgctgaccacagcatttaacggCTGCAGCTGACACCCAGTGTATTCCGTTGCCAGCCCAGAtacatgtttacttcctgtagataaaatcTGACGGGTAGGATCAGGTATAAGGGAGGCCTTGGCAGTCAAATACACATAGCATATGTATCCTGTCTTGCTATCATagtcacccccagacgaaggctcagttaGAGCAGAAACGCGGGGGAGGCGGCCTTCCCGGGCGATGGAACAAAATCATGTGCATTAGGTAAGAACTGGTAGCCCTATTCTATGGGCCCTGGTACACTAGATTTACATCCCAGCGGCCATCTGTATGCTGTGCACACTTGTACGGACTTAGGACAGCTTCCATAGGGTTCATTCCCTTTGGCAACCAGCTCACCATactccatatacatacataccagtTCCACCTAGCCCGGTGCTAGACCGcccttttttgtctctgtgttccgCCACCCTATACTGTGTTGTACCCTGTGGACACCCTCCACGGTGAGCACCAAAAGGAGGGTGGGGGTGAGGTCAGTGGGCCACCAACTTCAAACTCCCCAAATTACACTACACatacaaaaacaagaaaaaataataaatgtaaatgaATAACCAAGTGGTTAAAAAtcaatttaattttattattgtataaataattaataaatgacAAACATAAATAGGGGAACATACAGAAAAAGATTGCACAATACCCAATGTAAACTATAATATATAGCAGCACAGGGCTCCCTATCATGCCCCAATATAACAATTCATAGTAAATGCAAAAAATACTGAAGTACATATAGAAATCACCAATGGGATAAACAATGGATGAAGGGAAAGCCACATACTATACAAAGAAGGTAAGTACAAATACAAGGATCACATACAGACCGTCGGTATTGTGCaatgaccccgacacgtgtttcgccaggaaACGGCTTCGTCTGGGGGACTAGTGAGCAAAAGGAGGGAGTGACTTAAAAACATTGGCCATCCAATCAAAGATCATCCTATAATAAGTTGAAGTGGGACACCGGAGTTGAAAAAAACAGATCTGTCGGCATATCGCGAGTGAAGTCGATGACGTCATATCTCGCGAGACGCGAGAATAACGGGACAAAACCCTCGGTGTCTCGTTTACACCACAGTTATCGCGAGACTACGGACCTTAGTGAAATTTAAGACAAAGACTGAGGATACCTAGGTAAGTATTGAAGGGGGACCTATCGTGGAAACATTTGACAAATAAGGAAAGCAATGCCTGTATAATAAACAGGAACTTTCAAAATACAACAAAGTGTGGTGTTAAGAGTCATATAATAAATGAGTCATATAATAAATGACAATATATACAACcaaaaggaagaaaaaggtgaaggaaaaaattatatgtatgtggaattaatatatataaaaatacatcgTTATATAGCATATCTGCAACACATTACATTTTGGTAATAAAAATTAATGCACATTGTACACAAAACCAAAGAAAAAATGCAGGTGAAACAAAAACACACGTGCGGGTGCGAAAGTGCAAGTGTGAAATAGTGACCAAGCATGCAAAattataattaattaatatatataaacacacatatccatctctatatataaatattaaatattagtaccacgggagggggggggggaggaagaaagaagagagaagagatggggcaggggggagggggggggggaaaggggtAAATGAAAAAAGAGGAAAAGAGGACTGTCAATGTACATAGAAGAAGTCGAGAGTCCCGGATGGAGGCTGCAAGGCCATATCATGGATGAAGAACCATATAAGATCGAAAGATCGGATGGGCGATCACTAAAACGATACaatgaaaaacaaacaaaccctcCACGGTGAGGCCATATTTTTGTCTCCATGGTTTTTAAACTGTATTATGTATTGTagaattaataaaagttttttGACATTTTAAAACTAAACTACTTGTGTATTACATTAGTGCCTTTTTTCCCTTCTCTTTTGAAGGGCAATCTTGGATCCTTCCCGTAGATAaacatgtgatgtgatgtgatgtcCCACAAGTGTATGGCTCGTCAGCATCCCGCAGCTTTTATTACACTGTGTGTTACAACAAGCTGCGCACCTGTATGAGATCACATTACTATGGACTGGTGTATATCTACAAAAAGTAAACATtggacaaacaatattaattatttgtggTAATGTGATTAaagtggactacccctttaagggcaacaAGTAAGTGGTACTCTGTGATTGCAGGAATAGGAGTGAGAGAATAGGAGAAGAAAGAGAGTAGGAGGAGTGCATGCCATATTTAGAGGAGGTAGGTGCGCACGCCATGTTAGGAGGTGGGAGCAGCACACGTCATGTTTAGAGGAGGGAGGAGCGCATAACGTTTTAGGAGAGAAGACTACATGCCATATTAGGAGGAGAGAGGAATGCACCCAGAGttatgagaaaagaggagtgcaCATCATATTAGGAGGATAGAGGGGTGCACATGTATGAGGAGGATTCTTTGTTCTCAGGTCAGGGAAAATAATGGCCTGAAAACGTGCACATTATTGGAGGCGTACAGCTTTCTTGCCTGCGATAAAGAATCTGCCAATGGAGGCAAATATCCATTTTCTTTTTACCATCTCAGTCAAAGTGATCCAGAAGAGCCTTCGAGAAGGCACCTTAGGACTTCTGCTGAAGAAGAGCCTGGGACTTCTGACCCAACATGGGTGACCCACAGTAACTATGCGCCTAAGGTCCCCCTGATTTTATGGCCAGTCCTGGGATACACATAGGCACGGcaggactttaaccccttcccgccgcggcccttttttgattttgcgttttcatttttcactccccacattcaaaaatctgtaacttttttatttttccatgtacagagctgtgtgatggcttattttctgcgtaaaaaaattacacttcaaaatggtggtatttaatatttcatgccgtgtaccgggaaaaaaaattccaaatgcagtgaaattggtaaaaaaacgcatttgtgccgtattcttgtgggcttggattttacggatttcactgtgcaccccaaatgacatgtctactttattctttgggtcggtacgattacggggataccaaatttgtataggttttataatgttttcatacatttaaaaaaattaaaacctcctgtacaacattttttggggggattttgccatcttctggggctaataactttttcatactttggtgtatggagctgtgggaggtgtagttttttgcggattttgatgacgtttacaatgttatcatttttaggactgtacaaccttttgatcactttttatagaatttaaaaacatttttaaatgccaaaaaagtggcattttcgactttgggcgcgattttccgttacggggtaaaagtagtgaaaaaccgttatcatattttgatagatcgggcattttcggacgcggcaatacctaatgtgatttttactgtttatttatatttatatcaattctagggaaaggggggtgatttgaatttttaggtttttttactataatttttttattttaactttttttcaatttttatttttactatttttcagactccctagggtactttaaccctaggttgtctgatcgatcctatcatatactgccatactacagtatggcagtatatggggattttaccactcatacattaccatgtgctgaatgggttaacccgaagctaccatggcaacgatgacgccacggggagcgacgatccacggaaagatggcggcgcatgcgcgccgccatctttttgaagccgccggcacctttgccggcggcgatcagcggtgtaacacccgcaatcgcgggtgtttccggtaatcctttgctgcaatatgcagcaaagacttaacggctatggagagggctcggcccgcgagccctctccatgtaccgggaccccatatgtgacgtactattatgtcacatgtcggtaaggggttaaggaccaaattccacttctttttattcacaaccccacaggtggacccctgtcaatgCAGCAGACATGGAGAAATTTTGGGGCATACTAATGCTTATGGCACTGCTAAAAAAGGACACAATCAGGCACTATTAGAGCACAGACATTTTGTAGCACAACCTGGtgttccgcatggcgatgagcaggaCCTGCTCCAGAATACTGCAACCTGAAAATTGCTTTTTTCATGCACCCACTGGTAGACGTGGGCTACCACCTCTTCCAATTTATATACTAGCACTACACTGCACAAAGAACATACAGTAATTGTGGCAATATCACaattttaattaccgtatatactcgaatataagccgacccaagtataagccgaggcccctaattttaccacaaaaaccaggtaaaacctatatttttttactcgagtataagccgagtgtgggttttcagcacattttttgtgctgaaaaactaggcttatactcgagtatatacggtaaaccaaTTCTATCCATTTTTGATAGAGGTAATTTAGTCCAAATAGATATTTTTAGCAATAAGGGGAATGAGATTGAGCTCCGTGAATTTTTCAATATGTGCCGATATCTGCAACCCAAGATAATTCAGACTCTGCTGTGGATCCAATACTAAAAGATTGTTTCTCTCATCAATCTTAGTTTCATCTAACGGTAGTAACACCGTCTTACCCCAGTTAATTTCTAACCCTGAGTTGGTCCCAAAATCCTGTATTATTTTAATGCCCTAGAAATAGATTTATCGGATTCTCCCAAACATAGTAAAATGTCATCCGCATAAAGTAAGATTTTGTCCACCTTCCCATCACAACCACAATCTACAATGTCAGGATCTGCCCTAATTAAGCAATATTTGGAAGAAGCAAAAGGTTTTGGAGCTATGTGCGGGTGCGCTATTAACCAAAATTTGGAGATGAAGGATAATGAGCAGGTAATAAGTAGATACGAACTGAAAGATTAGAAAgattatgtgtatttttattacaGCAGTAAGAAAGTCCAATggtggtaacgcgtttcgggataaaatcccttcgtcagaccataacTAGAATACATGATAAAAATATATTGAATGAATAAAAATCAAAATAGTAGGAAATAAGTGGTGATGGTATACATTATACTTGATTATAACACAAAAGGTGTACATAGACTGAAAATTACATGACAAGACTTATTCCAATAAATGGGTACAAAAAATTGAAAGGGTTTGAAgcacatagaaatatatatatatgaataaaaatgcaaatgcaaataGCATGAGTTTGAAAATGCCAGGAATAAAATATGGTGGTATACAATAAAGgacataacataaaatataagatgcatcagtaaataattgatctaTTGTCTTTCAATATGGTAACTATAGTAAATAGATAAATTAAGAGGTGTTAGGTAAtacaaataaatagataaataaataaataaataaataaatagatagataaatacaagGAATGGATTGCTTGTAAGCTCTACAGTAATACAAGGGGTGCTATGCAATGTGCTTCAAACCCTTTCAATTTTTTGTACCCATTTATTGGAATAAGTCTTGTCATGTAATTTTCAGTCTATGTACACCTTTTGTTTTATAATCAAGTATAATGTATACCATCACCACTTATTTCCTACTATTTTGATTTTTATTCATTCAATATATTTTTATCGTGTATTCTAgttatggtctgacgaagggattttatcccgaaacgcgttaccgccaTTGGACTTTCTTACTGCtgtaataaaaatacacataatcTTTCTAATCTTTCAGTTTGTATCTACTTATTACCTACTCATTATCCTTCATCTCCAAATTTTGGTTAATAGCGCACCCGCACATAGCTCCAAAACCTTTTGCTTCTtccatatatacactactacgGTTCCCTATGGATACCGGTCCTTGGAGCAAGTGGGAGCTGCTGGAGTAACCAATATCGGAGACCCATAAAAAGTGGTGGATATCTtcccccctttttgtttttttcactgcACTGGTACAAGTGtccaccaggtgagcacctttcAATACCTACCTGACACAACTACTCTGACGTTATCCTTTTGTTCTCCAAATTTCGTTACACTAATTAAGCAAGCCAGAGGTAAATAGATCAAATAGAAGTGGGGACAATGGAAATCCTTGACGTGTACCTCTAGTAAGTTGAAAATCCTCTGAAACATTACCATTAACCATAACCCTTGCCATAGGGCCACTGTAAAGCAATTTAACCCGAGAAAGAAAATTATCACCAAAAACCATACACTGCATAACTGTCAATAAGAAAAAGACCACTCCACCCTGTGAAGGGCTTTTGCCGACTAGTATTTCCAGAAAAGGATTTAACTgccccagtaatctcctccaatGTCAACGGTTGTTCCAACTTCTCCATTTGTGAAATGGAGAGCACAGACAGCGGAATATGCGAGACATATTCATTCAAGGCCTCCTTACTAATTCTATGTTGGGTTGTATATAGAGTAGAGAAAAACTCTACAAAGGTTTTTAGAATAGCAACAGTGGTACCCACTAAGGCACAGTCCTCTTTCTGTACACACTCTATCCTATGACACCCCTGTTGCTGCTGTATGATATAAGTCAAGAGTTTCCCAGGTTTACAAGACTCACAAAAATTCTCTGTTGTACCTTAGTTTCCATGGGTTTAGCAAACACCTTTTTTGCAAGCTTCaatttttccaatttactttctgtaaccACTCTCGTGTATTCTTCTTGTGCATAgttcacataattttttttaataattatgctctaatatgaatttttaatgcatCCCACAGAGATTCAATTTGCGCAGAATTGATATTCTCCTTCCAAAATCTCAACATCTCCATTTTCGCCTGTTCATCCTTTTCCAACATAACTAACCAGTGAGGATTTAGTTTAGGGGGCCTTTTCAAGCCCCTAACCTCCATATCCAATGTCAAATCGATCACCGAGTGATCGGACATACTGGCCACGCTCTGTAGCCAGTATGGTGTCAATCCGAGACATAGACCCCGTTGAACTAGAAAAGCATCACCATCTTTACGTATGcagaacctttttatttttcaactgaCAAATCTGCTTAAGGGCTTagtttttgcgagaagagttgttctttttagtggtcttattttagagtgtgtaacattttttaaatcaatttttaGAACATTTGTTTAAAAGTATTAATTAAAATTTACCGttcaggtccagtaacgattttgttttattataccgATTGTTACgaacaatatcaaatatgtggAGGGGGGGGTTGTGtagtgtgttttttatactttattaagtgtttttgtaggaaagtgacattttaaaggattatatttttatgtatttattttttatttattcttaaactttagtgtttttaacttttattacttatacaaacttgaagacccttacacaccgcggtcttGTGTgaggctccgattgcgggtgttacagcgcagggtcagctgtaatagacagctgacagcccccgcttctggtgctggctccgttCTGGTGCAGGAAGTATCTACCTGCAGGGACAAACTATAACGTCTTGGTGCGCGTACGGGTTAAACCAATTGAAAATCATAAAAATTACAATGCGATTCAAGATACTTACAAAACGGTCCATAAGAGGCAGTACCAATTGCTCAAATGAACTGATGTCCACAACATACTGGCCAACTCTGTGTACAGGTTTCTTAGAACTGAAGTAATCTCTGAAAGATACAAGAACTTGAGTAAATGACTAGGACGCTCATCAAAGTCAGTGACAAGATCACAATGATCTTTTTCTGAATTCTGGAAGATTTGGCATTATTCAGTAAGAGTCATGACGGCAGAATACTACTGCTATTActactaaaaaataataaatatttacataGCGCTATCATACTACAGATTTATAGATCATGggcacatgtacaaataaaaagaaaacgtGAATACAGAGCCATTTGAGTGACACGGGCTTGCCCTTTCCTGTATTGAATATCCCCCAGGACTAAAACCTACAAAATGTAGTAATATAGTCAAAATAAGTATCTAATAATCAACCAACAATCTGTAAAGGTGAGgacatttaaaatatatatagcttTGCTCTTTTCACCTCTGCGAAGTAAGAGAAAATTTGTGAACAACAATTCTTAAAATCatacacattaaagggaacctaccacgacatatctacctataaaaggtagatcgggtggtaggtggatgtataggacgttaggatagccctttaaagggctattcttcacgtccccacaatctaaagcggctactgggacatg contains the following coding sequences:
- the NTPCR gene encoding cancer-related nucleoside-triphosphatase isoform X5; translated protein: MRRPAARDISSARKGSGKTTLIQKVCEVLASSRLPADGFYTEEVRQGCRRVGFDVVTLSGNRGELARIGDYFSSKKPVHRVGQYVVDISSFEQLVLPLMDRFVDTSCTRTEPAPEAGAVSCLLQLTLRCNTRNRSLTQDRVPQTKPFPGETRVGVIAQYRRSVCDPCICTYLLCIVCGFPFIHCLSHW